In Aegilops tauschii subsp. strangulata cultivar AL8/78 chromosome 3, Aet v6.0, whole genome shotgun sequence, one genomic interval encodes:
- the LOC141020723 gene encoding F-box protein At5g49610-like has product MAEATSAVGATPLLPGFPDDIAVWEILVRLPPKSIVRCRAVCPAWHRATSDGDFLLAHHARQPALPILYGHSGDGSSIDIIPYDHQAADELRSVARLDGAPAPGIFLQACCDGLLILGTWNKTDEG; this is encoded by the coding sequence ATGGCGGAGGCCACAAGTGCAGTAGGAGCGACGCCTCTCCTCCCTGGCTTCCCTGATGACATCGCCGTCTGGGAGATCCTCGTCCGCCTGCCCCCCAAGTCCATCGTCCGCTGCCGTGCCGTCTGCCCCGCCTGGCACCGTGCCACCTCCGACGGCGACTTCCTCCTCGCCCACCACGCCCGTCAGCCCGCCCTCCCCATCCTCTACGGTCACAGTGGTGATGGCTCATCCATAGACATCATCCCCTACGACCATCAGGCAGCCGATGAGCTCCGGTCAGTTGCCCGACTTGATGGCGCCCCCGCCCCCGGCATCTTTCTGCAGGCCTGTTGTGACGGCCTCCTCATCTTGGGCACATGGAATAAGACGGATGAAGGCTAG